The proteins below are encoded in one region of Candidatus Thiodiazotropha sp. LNASS1:
- a CDS encoding TIGR03016 family PEP-CTERM system-associated outer membrane protein, protein MIINKLNHLNMEQIFGGKPLVYTCLACGMGLAANSGTLYAADWVISPSIGIQQIYTDNANLTHEDEVSDNITVVRPTLSIYKEGARANLDFNYAPEYRHYWDETEDNEVVHFMRTEGNVEIAENHLYLDGWLRADRTNITSTGRSGIGGLTGTEDDTDFYSVGLSPYFTARLGDFSVVEVRFTGDRIDYSEDLDNDSSGRRGEIAFGNGSMFTNQIWEVLYQQSDVDYENLDDDNETKIFRAELIQKITNQWSAAFSAGYEEYDLAVADDRDDSTWSIGAIYTPNPRTRFALGVGERSFGDDYYFDFSHRTGRTIWTASYEQDFVSARDELSTQPLFERQDAFGNLVRDPILESSPVTVRAAYSPSITEDFYESKRFSTEFTYQTTRTSINLRGRYLERLYDRSGRDTEDIELSVLLTRRLARLTSGYFQITGIDHEEEVLVYDQLTATLGVSYQFGTDSRVGFNITHLERDADTDVDSYEENHASLNVTSAF, encoded by the coding sequence ATGATCATCAATAAGCTGAATCATTTAAATATGGAACAGATCTTCGGGGGCAAACCCCTTGTCTATACCTGTCTCGCTTGTGGCATGGGATTGGCCGCAAATTCAGGCACTCTCTATGCCGCTGACTGGGTGATATCTCCAAGTATCGGAATTCAGCAGATTTACACCGATAATGCGAATCTGACCCATGAAGACGAGGTGAGCGACAACATTACGGTGGTCAGGCCCACCCTGTCGATCTACAAGGAGGGGGCCAGGGCAAATTTGGATTTCAACTATGCACCGGAATACCGTCACTATTGGGACGAGACGGAAGACAATGAAGTTGTCCATTTTATGCGCACCGAGGGTAATGTGGAGATTGCCGAAAACCATCTCTACCTCGATGGCTGGCTGAGGGCGGACAGGACAAACATCACCAGTACCGGCAGATCGGGCATCGGCGGCTTGACCGGTACCGAGGATGACACGGATTTCTATTCAGTCGGGCTGAGCCCCTATTTCACTGCCAGGCTGGGTGATTTCAGTGTCGTTGAGGTTCGATTTACCGGGGACAGAATCGACTATTCAGAAGATCTCGACAACGATAGTTCAGGCAGGCGGGGTGAGATTGCATTCGGTAACGGCAGCATGTTCACAAACCAGATATGGGAAGTCTTATATCAACAAAGCGATGTGGACTATGAAAATCTGGACGATGACAATGAGACGAAGATATTCCGTGCGGAACTGATACAAAAAATCACCAATCAGTGGTCAGCCGCCTTTTCGGCCGGATATGAGGAGTATGATTTAGCGGTTGCTGATGATAGAGACGACTCTACATGGAGTATCGGAGCTATTTACACACCCAACCCCAGGACGCGTTTTGCACTCGGTGTCGGTGAGCGGTCATTTGGCGATGACTATTATTTCGATTTCAGTCATCGAACGGGCAGGACTATATGGACCGCCAGCTATGAACAGGATTTTGTCAGTGCCCGCGATGAACTGAGTACACAGCCGCTGTTCGAGCGCCAGGATGCTTTTGGCAATCTGGTAAGGGATCCCATTCTGGAGTCATCCCCTGTCACTGTGCGCGCTGCGTACAGTCCCTCCATTACAGAGGATTTTTATGAGAGCAAGCGATTTTCCACAGAGTTCACTTATCAGACAACCAGGACTTCGATTAACCTGAGGGGGCGTTATCTGGAACGTCTCTATGACCGCTCCGGTAGAGATACGGAAGATATCGAGTTAAGCGTATTGCTGACAAGAAGGCTTGCCCGGTTAACTAGCGGGTACTTTCAAATCACTGGCATAGATCACGAAGAAGAGGTTTTGGTCTACGATCAATTGACAGCCACGCTGGGTGTAAGTTACCAGTTCGGCACTGACAGCAGAGTCGGATTCAACATAACCCATCTCGAGCGAGACGCTGATACGGATGTTGATAGTTACGAAGAGAATCACGCGAGTCTCAATGTCACCTCAGCGTTTTAG
- the htpG gene encoding molecular chaperone HtpG has product MTVEAHKETLDFQAEVSQVLNLVIRSLYSNKEIFLRELVSNASDAAEKLRFEALTDEALFEDDPELRVRVTLDKDAGTVTISDNGIGMSRQEVAETIGTIASSGTRKFFEAMSGDQTKDSELIGQFGVGFYSAFIVADKVTLLTRRAGLGQEHGVRWESDGEGSFTIENMDKATRGTDVVLHLREDEKEFLESYRLRSIISKFSDHITIPVEMEKEHYGEDEEKPEKAEFERVNKGTALWMRNRSDISEEEYHEFYKHVSHDFENPLTHVHNKVEGNNEYTALLYIPQRAPFDLWDRDQKHGVKLFVRRVFIMDEADKLMPRYLRFVKGVVDSDDLPLNVSREILQHNRKIDTIRQANVKRIMSALEKLAESDKEKYQTFWDEFGKVMKEGPAEDYANRDRIAGLLRFATTHNETDEQNVSLADYVSRIQEGQDKIYYITADSPAAARFSPHLEVLKKKGVEVLLLSDRVDEWLVTSLTEFEGKQLQSVAKGALDLGELEDKEEKESSEKQSEEHKELLQRMQDVLGEAVKEIRISQRLTDSPACLVVEEHDMSANLARVLKSVGQDAPQTKPIMEINAEHPLVERLEGEQDGDKFGDLTKVLFDQAQLAEGGQLDDPAAFVRRLNSLMLKLTAG; this is encoded by the coding sequence ATGACTGTCGAAGCTCATAAGGAAACCCTTGATTTTCAAGCAGAAGTTAGTCAGGTACTCAACCTGGTAATTCGTTCGCTATACAGTAATAAAGAGATTTTTCTACGCGAATTAGTCTCCAATGCCTCCGATGCGGCGGAAAAACTGAGGTTTGAAGCCCTGACGGACGAGGCCCTGTTCGAGGACGATCCCGAACTCAGGGTGCGGGTAACCCTCGACAAAGATGCGGGAACCGTCACCATCTCCGATAATGGCATCGGTATGAGCCGACAGGAGGTCGCTGAGACTATCGGCACCATTGCCAGTTCAGGCACACGCAAATTTTTTGAAGCCATGTCCGGAGACCAGACCAAGGACAGCGAATTGATCGGCCAGTTCGGTGTCGGTTTCTATTCCGCCTTCATCGTTGCCGATAAGGTGACGCTGCTGACGCGTCGGGCCGGCCTGGGCCAGGAGCATGGCGTTCGCTGGGAATCGGACGGGGAGGGTTCGTTTACCATCGAAAACATGGATAAGGCAACCCGCGGCACCGATGTCGTCCTCCATCTGCGTGAGGATGAGAAGGAGTTTCTGGAGAGCTATCGGCTACGATCCATCATCTCCAAGTTCTCCGACCACATCACCATTCCGGTGGAGATGGAGAAGGAACATTACGGCGAGGACGAGGAGAAACCCGAGAAAGCGGAATTTGAACGGGTCAATAAAGGGACTGCGTTGTGGATGCGCAATCGGAGCGATATCTCGGAAGAGGAGTATCATGAGTTTTACAAACACGTCTCTCACGACTTCGAGAATCCACTCACCCACGTCCACAACAAGGTCGAGGGAAACAATGAATATACAGCCCTGCTCTACATACCTCAGCGGGCGCCGTTCGATCTCTGGGACAGGGATCAAAAACATGGCGTGAAACTGTTTGTGCGGCGTGTTTTCATCATGGACGAGGCGGATAAGCTCATGCCCCGCTATCTACGCTTTGTCAAAGGCGTGGTGGATTCGGATGATCTGCCGTTAAACGTATCGCGTGAAATCCTGCAACATAACCGCAAGATAGACACCATCAGGCAGGCCAATGTAAAACGTATTATGTCTGCGTTGGAGAAACTGGCGGAATCGGACAAGGAAAAGTATCAGACCTTCTGGGATGAGTTCGGTAAGGTGATGAAGGAAGGGCCGGCGGAAGACTATGCCAATCGTGATCGAATTGCCGGTTTGTTGCGTTTTGCCACAACCCACAATGAGACGGACGAACAGAACGTATCCCTGGCGGACTATGTTTCCCGCATACAGGAGGGCCAGGATAAAATCTACTATATCACCGCCGATTCACCCGCGGCCGCGCGTTTCAGTCCACATCTCGAAGTGCTGAAAAAGAAAGGCGTCGAGGTGTTATTGCTGTCTGACCGGGTCGACGAATGGCTGGTGACAAGTCTTACCGAATTTGAGGGTAAGCAGCTGCAGTCGGTGGCCAAGGGCGCCCTCGATCTGGGAGAGCTGGAAGACAAGGAAGAGAAGGAGAGCAGCGAGAAACAGTCAGAGGAGCATAAGGAACTGTTGCAGCGTATGCAGGATGTGTTGGGCGAGGCGGTTAAGGAGATCCGTATAAGCCAACGCCTGACCGACTCCCCGGCCTGTCTTGTGGTGGAGGAGCATGATATGAGCGCCAATCTCGCCAGGGTTCTCAAATCGGTTGGACAGGACGCGCCTCAAACCAAACCGATCATGGAGATCAATGCGGAACATCCATTGGTTGAGCGCCTGGAGGGCGAACAGGATGGTGATAAATTTGGTGATTTGACAAAGGTGTTGTTCGATCAGGCTCAACTTGCCGAAGGCGGACAGTTGGATGATCCCGCCGCATTCGTGAGGCGACTTAATAGTTTAATGCTAAAGCTGACTGCAGGCTGA
- the adk gene encoding adenylate kinase, whose protein sequence is MRVILLGGPGAGKGTQANYIKDKYQIPQISTGDMLRAHVKAGTELGVAAKKIMDEGGLVSDDIIMGMVKERIAEDDCNNGYLFDGFPRTIPQAESLKEAGVPIDAVVEIDVPDEEIIKRMSGRRVHLASGRTYHIIYNPPKSEGKDDVTGEDLIQRDDDQEETVKARLKVYHDQTEPLVSFYSKEADSGDCKYLKINGVGGVDEIREQIFQGLG, encoded by the coding sequence ATGCGCGTCATACTGCTCGGCGGACCTGGAGCCGGTAAAGGCACACAGGCCAATTACATCAAAGATAAGTATCAAATTCCGCAAATTTCCACTGGAGATATGCTGCGGGCTCATGTCAAGGCCGGCACCGAATTGGGTGTTGCAGCGAAGAAGATCATGGATGAAGGTGGCTTGGTTTCGGATGACATCATCATGGGCATGGTGAAGGAGCGGATTGCCGAGGATGACTGCAACAATGGATATCTGTTCGATGGTTTTCCCCGTACCATTCCTCAGGCTGAATCACTTAAAGAGGCAGGCGTGCCGATCGATGCGGTGGTAGAGATCGATGTGCCCGATGAGGAAATCATCAAACGTATGTCCGGTCGTCGCGTTCACCTTGCCTCGGGCCGGACCTACCATATCATCTATAACCCCCCAAAATCTGAGGGTAAAGATGATGTCACCGGCGAAGATCTCATACAGCGCGATGATGATCAGGAAGAGACGGTAAAAGCCCGGCTGAAAGTCTACCATGACCAGACCGAGCCACTTGTCAGTTTCTACTCCAAAGAGGCGGATTCAGGTGACTGCAAGTATCTGAAAATCAATGGGGTAGGGGGTGTTGACGAGATTCGGGAGCAGATCTTCCAAGGCTTGGGATAG
- a CDS encoding DUF1249 domain-containing protein → MLAKRPSVGMVLDLSEENYALLMRLAPCLAEMSGQYQSNLEHGMDLYLEVMEQTPYTSLVHLTYYFSHAVGDYPDPDATLRVYHDSSQIDVLDLRQSSLPLHRWGDNPTLEQRWRINLFLTKWLQYCVAQGHGFIIKNHIVTNGYLQPEYT, encoded by the coding sequence ATGTTGGCCAAAAGGCCAAGCGTGGGTATGGTGCTGGATCTCAGTGAGGAAAACTATGCTTTGTTGATGCGTTTGGCGCCATGCCTTGCGGAGATGTCAGGCCAATACCAATCCAACCTTGAGCATGGGATGGATCTCTATCTCGAAGTCATGGAGCAGACCCCTTATACATCACTTGTTCACTTAACCTACTATTTCAGTCATGCCGTCGGTGACTACCCTGACCCTGACGCAACGCTCAGGGTCTATCATGACTCCAGCCAGATCGATGTTCTGGATCTTCGACAATCGAGCCTGCCCCTGCACCGATGGGGTGATAATCCCACCTTGGAGCAGCGCTGGCGGATTAACCTTTTTCTGACCAAATGGTTGCAATATTGTGTTGCGCAAGGGCATGGGTTTATAATTAAAAATCATATAGTTACAAATGGATACCTGCAGCCTGAATATACTTGA
- a CDS encoding response regulator, whose translation MIKVLLVDDHELIRTGVKGILDKAHDIDVVGEASSGEEAIELVQKTSPDLVLMDVNMPGMGGIEATRRLLRIKPDLKVIALTILDEDPFPSRLHEVGAMGFLTKGCPADEMLRAIKAVHEGHHYIASDVARKHALMEWHGNSENPFKMLSSREVQVLLQILEGHKNLEISDILSLSPKTVSTYRQRIYDKLDIKNDVELTRLAYRHGILKDSENHS comes from the coding sequence ATGATAAAAGTTCTACTGGTTGATGATCACGAGCTGATCAGAACCGGTGTAAAGGGGATTTTGGATAAAGCGCACGATATCGATGTCGTTGGAGAAGCGTCAAGCGGTGAAGAGGCGATTGAGTTGGTACAAAAGACCTCTCCCGACCTAGTACTGATGGATGTCAATATGCCGGGCATGGGTGGTATTGAAGCAACCCGCAGGCTATTGCGTATCAAACCTGATCTGAAGGTGATAGCCCTTACCATTCTTGATGAAGATCCCTTTCCTTCCCGTCTGCATGAGGTGGGCGCAATGGGTTTTCTCACCAAGGGATGCCCGGCTGATGAGATGCTGCGCGCCATCAAGGCTGTCCACGAAGGTCATCACTACATCGCGTCTGATGTGGCCAGGAAACATGCATTGATGGAGTGGCATGGGAATTCAGAGAATCCCTTTAAGATGCTGTCATCGAGGGAAGTGCAGGTATTGCTGCAGATACTGGAGGGACACAAGAACCTGGAAATATCCGATATTCTCTCCCTGAGTCCAAAAACTGTCAGCACCTATCGGCAACGTATATACGATAAGCTCGATATCAAAAATGACGTTGAATTGACGCGCCTTGCCTATCGGCATGGCATATTGAAAGATTCCGAAAACCATTCATGA
- a CDS encoding uracil-DNA glycosylase — protein MTFDAKCRLCPRLVDFLGRVKADYPDYHAAPVAPFGDNDAQLLIVGLAPGLHGANATGRPFTGDHAGILLYQTLHQFGFANQPEASSRNDGLQLQNCRITNAVKCLPPQNKPIGSEINTCNGFLQHELENMPASSIVISLGSIAHQAVIKALGLRQKAYPFSHGMEHQLDERHLMIDSYHCSRYNTQTRRLTPAMFQKVFRRARKLLDGR, from the coding sequence ATGACCTTCGACGCCAAGTGTCGTCTTTGCCCCCGTTTGGTTGATTTTCTTGGCCGGGTGAAGGCGGATTACCCAGACTACCATGCTGCCCCGGTTGCGCCTTTCGGCGATAATGATGCTCAACTGCTGATTGTCGGTCTGGCGCCGGGGTTGCATGGCGCCAATGCCACGGGTCGACCCTTTACCGGTGATCACGCCGGTATCCTGCTCTATCAGACACTCCACCAGTTCGGTTTTGCCAATCAACCCGAAGCCAGCTCGCGTAACGACGGCCTTCAGTTGCAAAATTGCAGAATCACCAATGCCGTGAAGTGTCTTCCGCCTCAAAACAAGCCGATCGGCAGTGAAATCAACACCTGCAACGGGTTTCTGCAGCATGAACTGGAGAATATGCCGGCGAGCAGCATTGTCATAAGCCTGGGTTCGATCGCCCATCAGGCAGTGATCAAAGCCCTTGGGCTCAGGCAGAAGGCCTATCCGTTTTCCCACGGTATGGAGCATCAGCTCGACGAACGGCACTTGATGATCGACTCCTATCACTGCAGTCGTTACAACACCCAAACCCGCAGGCTCACCCCGGCGATGTTTCAAAAGGTTTTTCGGCGTGCCAGGAAACTGCTCGACGGTCGATAA
- the uvrC gene encoding excinuclease ABC subunit UvrC, translating into MQQNEFDHTAFLKTLTTRPGVYRMVNAEGNVLYVGKARNLKKRVSSYFTRSLNRRIQIMVGQIAQIEVIVTHTEAEALLLENHLIKSLKPKYNVLLRDDKSYPYIYLSTDHTYPALSFRRGTRRGKGRYFGPYPSAGSTRETLQVLQKLFPVRQCEESFFRNRSRACLQYQIKRCSGPCVGLISPQAYGEDVQHAVLFLEGKTSQVVDELVAWMEQASGNLDYEQAAIYRDQIKHLRRIQERQYVSGEGGDLDIVALAKRGGSACIQVFYIRSGRNLGNKSFYPSVPRDATDETILQAFVSQYYLEKPVPNEIILNHRLAEEGLLEEVLSQQAERRVRISSRVRGERARWLKMAQGNAELALQARLSAQAGMEERLQALQQALQLPAIPERMECFDISHTRGESTVASCVVFNEQGPLKSDYRRFNIEDITPGDDYAAMAQALERRYRRVKKGEVALPDILFIDGGKGQIGAVHERLQDLGISGLTLVGVAKGADRKAGMEQLFLLGRRAPFILPADSPALHLIQQIRDEAHRFAITAHRQRRSKSRNRSVLEQIPGIGPKRRQRLMKQFGGLQELSRAGIEDISRVEGISTALAEQIYHAFHDKG; encoded by the coding sequence ATGCAGCAGAATGAATTTGATCACACCGCTTTTCTCAAGACCCTGACCACCAGGCCAGGTGTCTATCGCATGGTCAACGCCGAGGGCAATGTACTCTATGTCGGCAAGGCCAGGAATCTGAAAAAGCGGGTTTCCAGTTACTTTACCCGCAGTCTCAATCGGCGCATTCAGATCATGGTGGGACAGATTGCCCAGATTGAGGTCATCGTCACCCACACGGAAGCCGAAGCGCTGCTGCTCGAAAATCATCTCATCAAATCACTCAAGCCCAAATACAATGTTCTGTTGCGGGATGACAAGAGTTACCCCTATATCTATCTCTCCACTGACCATACCTATCCCGCACTCTCCTTCAGACGAGGCACACGGCGGGGAAAGGGGCGCTACTTCGGTCCCTATCCCAGCGCCGGGTCGACGCGTGAAACCCTCCAGGTGCTGCAAAAGCTATTTCCTGTCCGTCAATGTGAAGAGAGTTTTTTTCGCAACCGTTCAAGGGCGTGTCTGCAATATCAGATAAAGCGTTGCAGCGGACCCTGTGTCGGCTTGATCTCGCCGCAGGCCTACGGGGAGGACGTACAGCATGCGGTACTTTTCCTGGAGGGCAAAACAAGCCAGGTGGTCGATGAACTGGTGGCGTGGATGGAGCAGGCCTCCGGTAATCTGGATTATGAACAGGCGGCCATCTACCGGGATCAGATCAAGCATCTAAGGAGGATTCAGGAGCGGCAATATGTGAGTGGCGAGGGGGGCGATCTGGATATCGTTGCCCTGGCCAAGCGGGGGGGAAGTGCCTGTATCCAGGTGTTTTACATTCGCTCAGGGCGGAATCTCGGCAACAAGTCGTTCTATCCATCGGTGCCCCGGGATGCCACCGATGAGACGATTCTGCAGGCGTTTGTCTCTCAATACTATCTGGAAAAACCGGTTCCCAACGAGATCATCCTCAATCACCGGTTGGCTGAGGAGGGGCTGCTGGAGGAGGTGCTCAGCCAACAGGCGGAGCGGCGGGTCCGTATCAGCAGTAGGGTACGTGGAGAGCGCGCCCGCTGGTTGAAGATGGCGCAGGGGAATGCGGAACTGGCCCTGCAGGCCCGGCTCAGCGCCCAGGCCGGTATGGAGGAGCGGTTGCAGGCCTTGCAGCAGGCCTTGCAACTGCCGGCTATCCCTGAACGGATGGAGTGCTTCGATATCAGCCATACACGGGGTGAGTCGACTGTCGCATCCTGTGTTGTGTTCAATGAACAGGGGCCGCTGAAGTCCGATTACAGGCGCTTCAATATCGAAGACATCACCCCGGGGGACGATTACGCCGCCATGGCTCAGGCGCTGGAGCGCCGTTACCGCAGGGTCAAGAAAGGTGAAGTGGCGTTGCCTGATATACTTTTTATCGACGGTGGCAAGGGTCAGATCGGTGCTGTGCATGAGCGCCTGCAGGATCTCGGTATCTCGGGTTTGACCCTGGTTGGGGTGGCAAAGGGTGCAGACCGAAAGGCCGGTATGGAACAGCTGTTCTTGTTGGGGCGCAGAGCACCCTTTATACTGCCTGCTGATTCACCGGCATTGCATTTAATCCAGCAGATTCGGGATGAAGCCCATCGCTTCGCCATAACAGCACACCGGCAGCGACGCTCGAAGAGCCGAAACCGGTCGGTTCTGGAACAGATTCCGGGCATAGGACCCAAACGCAGACAGCGGCTGATGAAACAGTTTGGCGGCCTGCAAGAGCTATCGAGGGCGGGGATAGAGGATATTTCCAGGGTCGAGGGGATCAGTACAGCCTTGGCGGAGCAGATCTATCACGCATTTCATGATAAGGGCTAG
- the pgsA gene encoding CDP-diacylglycerol--glycerol-3-phosphate 3-phosphatidyltransferase: MWNIPNILTLLRIVLIPVFVLLFYLPVEWARLSCAVVFSIAAVTDWFDGYLARRWGQVSPFGAFLDPVADKLMVAVSLLLLVQSEPTPAFAIPAAVIIGREITISALREWMAELGARTMVAVSLIGKFKTAVQMIAILLLIYEKPLWNIPVYTVGFVLLYIAAILTLWSMVIYIRAALPSLLGERQLGGSLERK; this comes from the coding sequence ATGTGGAATATTCCTAACATTCTCACACTGTTGCGAATAGTCTTGATACCGGTATTCGTACTGCTTTTCTATCTCCCCGTGGAGTGGGCGCGCCTCAGCTGTGCCGTGGTATTTTCAATCGCCGCCGTGACGGACTGGTTCGATGGCTACCTGGCCAGGCGCTGGGGCCAGGTATCGCCGTTCGGCGCCTTTCTCGACCCGGTGGCGGACAAACTGATGGTGGCGGTCTCTCTGTTACTGCTCGTACAGTCCGAGCCGACACCGGCATTCGCCATCCCGGCGGCGGTCATCATCGGTCGTGAGATCACAATATCGGCCCTGCGTGAGTGGATGGCCGAACTGGGCGCCAGGACAATGGTGGCGGTCTCGTTGATCGGTAAATTCAAGACCGCGGTGCAGATGATTGCCATTCTGCTGCTGATCTACGAAAAGCCGTTGTGGAATATTCCTGTTTATACCGTCGGCTTTGTGCTGCTCTATATTGCTGCCATACTCACCCTCTGGTCGATGGTGATCTATATCCGGGCCGCCTTGCCCAGCCTGTTGGGAGAACGTCAGTTGGGTGGTTCATTGGAACGCAAGTAG
- a CDS encoding Hsp20/alpha crystallin family protein, which translates to MKSVLYLVSVLIMGAAAAQLHAQPPGYYNPGGSYNRGMDAPSSFQVQRGVRFRQDQDDSGYHLRIYLQGYSPEAIQVSADGRSLLVENKEAHRVENRSERGYSFVSSSSSMRRRFRLPWDADVNGMQRTENEGEIVITLPYRAYP; encoded by the coding sequence ATGAAAAGCGTGCTTTATCTTGTCAGCGTCTTGATTATGGGTGCGGCCGCTGCCCAACTGCATGCGCAACCTCCTGGCTATTACAATCCTGGTGGGTCTTACAACAGGGGTATGGATGCGCCATCGTCCTTCCAAGTTCAGCGAGGTGTCAGGTTCAGACAGGATCAGGATGATTCGGGTTACCATCTACGCATCTACCTGCAAGGCTACTCACCCGAAGCTATACAGGTGAGTGCGGATGGGCGCTCCCTGCTGGTTGAGAACAAAGAGGCACACCGCGTGGAAAACCGCAGCGAAAGGGGTTATAGCTTTGTCTCATCCTCCTCTTCGATGCGCCGCCGGTTCAGACTGCCATGGGATGCGGATGTGAATGGGATGCAAAGGACTGAAAACGAGGGTGAGATCGTCATTACGCTGCCCTACCGGGCCTATCCTTGA
- a CDS encoding hemolysin family protein, translated as MDWILISKLFLILLLIIGNAFFVGSEIALTSARRSRIKQLASTGNKSAKIVQVLHNEPERFYSVTQIGITLVSLALGAIGMITLTQVMDPSIEAAFGWFGQSEEILGWAHTFSYIIAFIIISFLHVVAGELAPKVLAFHKAEAMSLSVAWIINGLHTLMRPVIWVMNHSSNGLLWLFGQHDLAAHGEGHFSMTGEEIRTILSASEQEGALDPQLTMMLRGVFDLDEHTARDAMIPRTEVEGVPNTATVADVLDLFKEELRERYPVYETSLDNIIGIVSMKELLNRLATAESPESSTNIIKLPVGEVMMPAYFVPDTMRLSLLLKDFTSNRRQIAIVLDEYGGTEGLITLEDILEEIVGDYEDEFTPRHRHIKMEDKQHFIINGGVRVTELEPKLNFPFPTGDYVTMGGLIHHSLGRIAEVGDLVQLEGALLEVLEMDNHRITKVSFQHQITEEEPEETEPQVEEKKANQSFLKRSSEKNLKDINDRPEVQEVEAATEKETDSNVKVV; from the coding sequence ATGGACTGGATACTGATAAGCAAGCTATTCCTGATCCTGCTACTGATCATCGGTAACGCTTTTTTCGTGGGATCTGAGATCGCCCTGACCTCCGCCCGACGTAGTCGTATCAAGCAGCTGGCTAGTACAGGCAACAAGTCCGCCAAGATCGTCCAAGTGCTCCACAACGAACCTGAGAGGTTCTATTCGGTCACCCAGATCGGTATCACCCTTGTGTCGCTGGCCCTGGGCGCCATCGGAATGATCACCCTAACCCAGGTCATGGATCCGAGCATCGAGGCGGCTTTCGGATGGTTTGGCCAAAGTGAAGAGATATTGGGCTGGGCACACACATTCTCTTATATCATTGCCTTTATCATCATCTCTTTCTTGCATGTGGTGGCGGGCGAACTGGCACCCAAGGTGCTGGCCTTCCACAAAGCAGAGGCCATGAGCCTGTCTGTGGCGTGGATCATCAACGGCCTCCACACCCTAATGCGCCCCGTTATCTGGGTCATGAACCATTCTTCCAATGGCCTGCTCTGGTTGTTCGGTCAACACGACCTTGCCGCCCATGGTGAAGGACACTTTTCCATGACCGGTGAAGAGATCCGAACCATTCTCAGTGCCAGTGAGCAGGAGGGGGCTCTCGACCCCCAGCTGACTATGATGCTTAGAGGAGTGTTCGACCTGGATGAGCACACTGCGCGGGACGCCATGATTCCTCGCACGGAAGTAGAGGGTGTTCCGAATACCGCCACCGTGGCCGATGTACTTGACCTCTTCAAGGAAGAGCTACGCGAGCGCTATCCTGTCTACGAAACGTCTCTCGACAATATCATCGGCATCGTGTCCATGAAGGAGCTGCTGAATAGACTGGCCACAGCGGAGAGCCCGGAGTCATCCACTAATATCATCAAACTTCCGGTAGGCGAAGTGATGATGCCGGCCTATTTCGTCCCGGATACCATGCGCCTGAGCTTGCTGCTCAAGGACTTCACCAGCAACCGTCGGCAAATTGCCATCGTGCTGGACGAGTATGGCGGTACCGAAGGGCTGATCACCCTGGAGGATATCCTCGAAGAGATCGTGGGTGACTACGAGGACGAATTTACACCCAGGCACCGTCATATAAAGATGGAGGACAAGCAACACTTTATCATCAATGGCGGAGTCCGGGTGACGGAGCTGGAGCCAAAATTGAACTTCCCCTTCCCCACCGGTGATTACGTGACCATGGGAGGACTCATTCATCACAGTCTTGGCCGGATCGCGGAAGTCGGCGACCTTGTCCAGCTTGAGGGGGCCTTATTAGAAGTCCTGGAGATGGACAACCACCGGATCACCAAGGTGTCGTTCCAACACCAGATAACGGAGGAGGAGCCGGAAGAAACGGAGCCTCAGGTCGAAGAAAAAAAAGCTAACCAATCTTTTTTGAAGAGGTCATCAGAGAAAAACCTCAAGGACATAAATGACCGACCGGAGGTACAGGAAGTAGAAGCAGCGACGGAAAAAGAGACAGATTCCAATGTAAAGGTAGTTTAA